One Aegilops tauschii subsp. strangulata cultivar AL8/78 chromosome 7, Aet v6.0, whole genome shotgun sequence genomic window carries:
- the LOC109767451 gene encoding uncharacterized protein, whose protein sequence is MSSSSSTVSNPFAGPDVTLVHNLNIHERVPVKLDQNTASYFAWKRYFSLVFREYLLHGHMDGTVDSALMINDEEWMILDATIIRWFFLTISSDLFHTVVDDDDDAYAVWTKLNGLFTDNRLQRKVLLHGEFYGCQQLDSSINDFCMRLKKLADELRDLGETIGDELLISTLTAGLNEDFGNAASNLTLIPEPTFAKVVAYLKLEERRMRMAWTRATHTALVVGTRGGQAPPPPRPTPPQPAVPAPAAPFPPPQPAANGGGRRGGRKQGGAGAKGGAPRPPQPAYQPAPWYAGQNPWTGVVHAYSMPVPRAPAPGILGAQPPSHQAFYAALQPYATPYGQQPQPGGLPLLPLMAPPQPLSPAPWDPALLAALHTAPSPSSYTGGGDWYMDTGATAHMAAYPGRSHADGAPPM, encoded by the exons atgagctcctcctcctccactgTCTCGAACCCGTTCGCCGGTCCCGATGTCACCCTCGTCCACAACCTCAACATCCATGAGCGTGTCCCGGTGAAGCTTGATCAAAACACCGCGTCCTACTTCGCTTGGAAGCGGTATTTTTCGCTCGTGTTCCGTGAGTACCTCCTGCACGGCCACATGGACGGCACTGTGGACTCGGCGCTCATGATCAACGACGAGGAGTGGATGATCCTCGACGCCACCATCATCCGCTGGTTCTTCCTCACCATCTCCAGCGACCTCTTCCACACCGTGGTggatgacgacgacgacgcctACGCGGTCTGGACCAAGCTCAAcggcctcttcaccgacaacCGGCTGCAGCGCAAGGTCCTTCTCCACGGTGAGTTTTATGGGTGCCAGCAACTTGACTCGTCCATCAATGATTTTTGCATGCGCCTCAAGAAGCTTGCCGATGAGCTCCGTGATCTCGGCGAGACGATCGGCGACGAGCTCCTCATCAGCACCCTCACCGCCGGCCTCAACGAGGATTTTGGGAACGCCGCCTCCAACCTCACCCTCATCCCGGAGCCTACCTTCGCTAAGGTGGTCGCGTACCTCAAGTTGGAGGAGCGCCGGATGCGGATGGCGTGGACTCGCGCGACCCACACCGCCCTTGTCGTCGGCACCCGCGGGGGTCAAGCCCCGCCACCACCGCGCCCGACGCCGCCCCAGCCGGCGGTGCCCGCCCCGGCCGCTCCCTTCCCGCCGCCCCAGCCGGCGGCTAATGGAGGGGGTCGTCGCGGCGGCCGCAAGCAGGGGGGTGCAGGCGCTAAGGGAGGAGCACCCCGCCCGCCACAGCCGGCCTACCAGCCGGCCCCGTGGTACGCCGGTCAGAACCCATGGACCGGCGTTGTGCACGCTTACTCCATGCCGGTTCCCCGTGCTCCTGCCCCGGGTATTCTCGGCGCCCAGCCACCGTCGCACCAGGCATTCTACGCCGCGCTGCAGCCCTATGCGACGCCCTACGGGCAGCAGCCACAGCCAGGCGGGCTGCCGCTGCTGCCCCTGATGGCCCCGCCGCAGCCTCTCTCACCGGCGCCGTGGGACCCGGCCCTTCTGGCGGCTCTTCACACCGCTCCTTCCCCGTCCAGCTACACCGGCGGCGGCGACTGGTACATGGACACCGGGGCCACCGCTCACATGGCGGCCTATCCCG GACGCTCGCACGCGGATGGTGCTCCACCGATGTGA
- the LOC141026901 gene encoding secreted RxLR effector protein 161-like, with product MLNCHPVATPVDTKAKVSALEGSPASDAPFYRSIVGALQYLTLTRADLQYAVQQVCLHMHAPRDSHWTLVKRILRYIRGTMTLGLTLTASTSLEMMAYSDADWAGCPDTRRSTSGYCVYLGPSLVSWSFKRQPTVSRSSAEDEYRAVANAVAECTWLRQSLQELHHDVSQATVVYCDNVSAVYLSANPVHHRRTKHIELDIHFVREQCLASQEPLSVSHLSTHAFLIKTKSRKSAAGLE from the exons ATGCTCAACTGTCACCCTGTTGCTACTCCTGTTGACACGAAGGCCAAGGTTTCTGCTCTTGAGGGCTCACCAGCATCGGATGCTCCTTTCTACCGGTCTATCGTCGGTGCTCTTCAGTATTTGACTCTCACCAGAGCGGATCTTCAGTATGCTGTTCAGCAGGTGTGTCTCCACATGCACGCCCCTCGTGACTCCCATTGGACTCTCGTGAAGCGAATCCTCCGTTACATCCGCGGCACGATGACCCTCGGGCTGACACTCACGGCGTCCACTTCTCTGGAGATGATGGCCTACTCTGATGCGGACTGGGCTGGCTGCCCAGATACTCGTCGGTCCACCTCTGGCTACTGCGTCTACCTCGGTCCTTCCCTCGTCTCGTGGTCGTTCAAGCGACAACCCACGGTTTCGCGCTCCAGCGCGGAGGATGAGTACCGAGCTGTGGCCAACGCTGTTGCTGAGTGCACCTGGCTACGACAGTCACTTCAGGAGCTGCATCACGACGTCTCCCAGGCTACGGTTGTCTACTGCGACAACGTTTCCGCGGTGTACCTCTCCGCCAACCCCGTTCATCATCGCCGGACTAAACACATTGAGCTGGACATTCATTTTGTGCGCGAGCAG TGCCTCGCCTCCCAGGAGCCTTTGTCTGTCTCGCATCTCTCCACCCACGCATTCCTGATCAAGACAAAATCTAGAAAGTCGGCAGCCGGACTCGAGTGA